The following are encoded together in the Capsulimonas corticalis genome:
- a CDS encoding alpha-L-arabinofuranosidase C-terminal domain-containing protein, with translation MMTFTQNFARRNARLRSAGLMTMALASALPMFAADAQAPARITVNVDRTGARISPMLYGIFYEEIEHAGDGGLYAEMLENRSFEEFRNGFGYDIRLNQGILPRLDDPNNIPAWELRGDGTMALDQSQPLNGGNPTALKISLSGGAATLVNAGFAPARHAPEQRLGAGLSVRKSASYKISLYGRGGDGFMGPISVTLVSHDGKTLARGEVANIGPAWAKSEVTLTATGSDPTARLDLGFTGKGTVWLDMVSLFPADTFLGRPNGLRKDMAQMIADLKPSFVRFPGGCFVEGLYQVKEAWRPLRTLGDVAQRPGIPGARWQYGSTDGFGYHEMLQMCEDIHAEPLLVLNCGMTHGDSAGIRFDDGPFPPLLKEALDSIEYANGPADSEWGKARAANGHPEPFHLKYIEIGNEDGEMADYAPRYKIFQEKIHAKYPDIHLIVGSTRNPEGVPKDSPVEIVDEHYYETAGRFIDRFHKYDAYDRKAPKVYIGEFAVTDDKAFSTDKGFNNLRAALGEAVYMLGFERNSDVVAMASYAPLFCRIDQKMWPSNLIYFDQQKAFGTPSYYVWKTLSENRGDINLAVDATSPPATMDTTREHPEDNDKPFPQSLYVGATREETSGDVLLKVVNILNSPQDTSIALPGAAKIAKQAEAVTVARPDVAAANDLTSPVAVAPAATKIANAGKDFHYTFPANSVTIIRLHTQTRTAKGDAQRPVRHLP, from the coding sequence ATGATGACATTCACACAAAATTTCGCGCGGCGAAACGCGCGTCTTCGCTCCGCCGGCCTGATGACGATGGCTCTGGCGTCGGCGCTTCCCATGTTCGCCGCAGACGCGCAAGCTCCGGCGCGGATCACGGTCAATGTTGACCGAACCGGCGCTCGGATCAGTCCCATGCTTTATGGGATCTTCTATGAGGAGATCGAGCATGCGGGCGATGGCGGCCTATACGCCGAGATGCTGGAAAACCGGTCGTTTGAAGAATTTCGCAATGGGTTTGGTTACGATATTCGGCTCAATCAGGGCATCCTGCCGCGACTGGACGATCCGAATAATATCCCCGCCTGGGAACTGCGCGGCGATGGAACGATGGCCCTCGATCAGTCGCAGCCGCTGAACGGCGGCAATCCGACGGCGCTCAAAATTTCCCTCAGTGGCGGCGCGGCGACTCTGGTGAACGCCGGATTCGCGCCTGCGCGGCATGCCCCGGAGCAGCGTCTGGGCGCCGGTCTCAGCGTGCGCAAGAGCGCGTCCTACAAAATCTCGCTTTATGGGCGCGGCGGCGACGGTTTTATGGGACCCATCTCGGTAACCCTGGTTTCGCACGACGGCAAGACGCTCGCGAGGGGTGAAGTCGCGAATATTGGCCCGGCCTGGGCGAAGTCGGAAGTCACGCTGACCGCCACGGGGAGCGATCCCACGGCGCGCCTGGATCTGGGATTCACGGGCAAGGGAACCGTCTGGCTGGACATGGTCTCGCTCTTTCCCGCCGATACGTTTCTGGGACGGCCGAATGGGCTGCGCAAGGATATGGCGCAGATGATCGCCGATCTCAAGCCGTCGTTCGTGCGCTTTCCCGGCGGCTGCTTTGTCGAGGGATTGTATCAAGTGAAGGAAGCCTGGCGGCCGCTGAGGACGCTGGGCGATGTGGCGCAGCGGCCCGGCATTCCTGGCGCGCGCTGGCAGTACGGCTCCACGGACGGCTTCGGCTACCACGAGATGCTGCAAATGTGCGAAGACATTCATGCCGAGCCGCTGCTGGTGCTGAACTGCGGCATGACCCATGGCGACAGCGCCGGGATCCGGTTCGACGACGGCCCGTTTCCGCCGCTGCTCAAGGAAGCGCTGGATTCGATTGAGTACGCCAACGGTCCGGCCGACTCGGAGTGGGGGAAGGCGCGGGCGGCAAACGGCCATCCCGAGCCGTTCCATTTGAAATATATCGAGATCGGCAACGAAGACGGCGAGATGGCGGACTATGCGCCGCGCTACAAGATCTTCCAGGAGAAGATCCACGCGAAGTATCCCGACATTCACCTGATCGTCGGCTCCACGCGCAACCCCGAAGGCGTGCCCAAGGACAGCCCCGTGGAGATCGTCGACGAGCATTATTACGAGACGGCGGGACGCTTCATCGACCGCTTCCACAAGTACGACGCCTACGACCGCAAGGCGCCGAAGGTCTATATCGGCGAGTTCGCCGTCACCGACGACAAGGCGTTCAGTACGGACAAGGGGTTCAACAATCTGCGCGCGGCGCTGGGCGAAGCGGTTTATATGCTCGGGTTCGAGCGCAACAGCGATGTCGTCGCGATGGCCTCCTACGCGCCGCTGTTCTGCCGAATCGATCAGAAGATGTGGCCGTCAAATCTGATCTATTTCGATCAGCAGAAGGCGTTCGGCACCCCGTCATACTATGTTTGGAAGACGCTGAGCGAGAATCGCGGTGACATCAATTTGGCCGTCGATGCGACGAGTCCGCCGGCGACGATGGACACCACGCGGGAGCATCCCGAAGACAACGACAAGCCCTTCCCGCAAAGCCTTTATGTGGGCGCGACCCGCGAGGAAACAAGCGGCGATGTGTTGCTCAAGGTCGTCAATATTCTCAACTCGCCGCAGGACACAAGCATTGCCCTGCCCGGCGCCGCAAAGATCGCCAAGCAAGCCGAAGCCGTGACTGTGGCGCGTCCGGATGTCGCCGCCGCCAACGATCTGACCTCGCCCGTCGCCGTGGCCCCGGCGGCGACGAAGATCGCGAACGCCGGCAAGGACTTCCACTACACGTTCCCCGCGAACTCGGTGACGATCATTCGCCTGCACACACAGACCCGCACGGCCAAAGGGGACGCGCAGCGCCCTGTAAGACATCTCCCATGA
- a CDS encoding family 43 glycosylhydrolase, which produces MKKKSALIAITVFAISAVHAVWADNPIITTEYSADPSAHIFDGRMYLYASHDRKDAKEFDMNDYHVYSTRDLQNWRDHGVALKIADISWAKGHLWAPDCGYKNGRYYLYFPADATGKYEFKVGVAVSKSPSGPFAPEAEPIEGVNGIDPAVFTDDDGVSYLLWAAGAPQIAKLTPDMKHLDGKATALAGCDHFFEGPWIFKRSGLYYLTYPAFMKGGSGDGGNGQYYDYATAKAIMGPYTYRGHFTRTQESQPWVGNIHGSQLEWKGKWYCVYHDAGQSAGHINPGFKRSVNVDLMSFGADGAIQPLVWTKAGPPQLVPIDPYVRNEAETLGGSDVPEGPHAVATEPCSEGGVDVGPMKAGDWVKYTGVDFGAGASQMTVRVASPVNGAQISLHLDRLDSPDLSTFAVPNTGGGQTWRTRTYALGVVSGVHDLYLRANGSVAGVGLLSLDWYRFTRASKKAAGD; this is translated from the coding sequence ATGAAGAAGAAATCCGCGCTGATCGCCATCACAGTGTTCGCAATATCGGCCGTACATGCTGTTTGGGCCGACAACCCGATCATCACGACGGAGTATTCCGCCGATCCGTCCGCCCATATCTTCGACGGCCGAATGTATCTCTACGCCTCGCACGACCGCAAGGACGCCAAAGAGTTCGACATGAACGATTACCATGTCTACTCCACGCGCGATCTCCAGAACTGGCGCGATCACGGCGTCGCGCTGAAGATCGCGGATATTTCCTGGGCGAAAGGGCATCTCTGGGCGCCCGATTGCGGATACAAGAACGGCCGGTATTATCTCTACTTTCCGGCCGACGCCACCGGGAAATATGAGTTCAAGGTCGGCGTCGCCGTCAGCAAATCTCCGAGCGGCCCATTTGCGCCGGAGGCCGAGCCGATCGAAGGCGTGAACGGGATCGACCCTGCGGTCTTCACCGATGACGATGGCGTTTCGTATCTCCTCTGGGCGGCGGGCGCGCCCCAGATCGCGAAACTGACGCCGGATATGAAGCATCTGGACGGGAAGGCGACGGCGCTTGCCGGCTGCGATCATTTCTTTGAAGGCCCCTGGATCTTCAAGCGGAGCGGGCTGTATTATCTTACCTATCCCGCCTTTATGAAGGGCGGCAGCGGCGACGGGGGCAACGGGCAATACTACGACTATGCCACGGCCAAGGCGATTATGGGGCCTTACACTTACCGGGGGCACTTCACGCGGACACAGGAGTCGCAGCCCTGGGTGGGCAATATCCACGGATCGCAGTTGGAATGGAAAGGGAAGTGGTACTGTGTCTACCACGACGCCGGACAATCGGCGGGACACATCAATCCAGGCTTCAAGCGCAGCGTGAATGTCGATCTCATGTCATTCGGAGCGGACGGCGCGATTCAGCCCCTCGTCTGGACAAAGGCCGGGCCGCCGCAACTCGTTCCCATCGATCCGTACGTGCGAAACGAAGCGGAGACGCTCGGCGGCAGTGACGTTCCCGAAGGCCCGCACGCCGTGGCGACCGAGCCATGCTCCGAAGGCGGCGTGGATGTCGGTCCGATGAAAGCCGGAGATTGGGTGAAGTATACGGGCGTCGATTTCGGCGCGGGCGCATCTCAGATGACGGTCCGTGTTGCATCGCCTGTCAATGGCGCCCAGATTTCACTCCATCTGGATCGCCTGGACAGCCCCGATCTCTCCACGTTCGCCGTCCCCAATACCGGCGGAGGGCAAACCTGGCGCACCCGCACATATGCGCTCGGCGTTGTGTCCGGCGTGCACGATTTGTATCTGCGCGCGAACGGCTCCGTCGCCGGCGTGGGGCTGCTCAGCCTGGACTGGTATCGCTTCACAAGAGCGTCCAAGAAAGCGGCCGGCGATTGA
- a CDS encoding glycoside hydrolase family 43 protein, translating into MPYTNPVVRGMNPDPSICRAGDDFYLATSTMNFYPGVPIHHSKDLVNWRLIGHCLTRPAHFQPDQTNGAPMIYAPTLRYHDGVFYMVTTNVHGGGNFFVTATDPAGPWSDPIVVDQEVFDPSLLFDTDGKVYYSRRGSFEHKDVIQAEIDIQTGKLLTEYRSLGVGMVSDDAEGPHVYHIGDWYYLMQAEGGSRFLHMETISRSRSPWGPFEPCPHNPILSQHEAWWHPVRSLGHADLVEAADGTWWAVFLGTRHASYDSLTILGRETFLARVDWVDGWPVFDKQAMRELSIDSPTPTLYPWDPEPSRDDFHSENLGLQWTQLAVPTPGVLDLRERPGYVRLRGQAGFTPAGSAFVGFRQKDLTFTASTLLEFEPAGDNEEAGVSVFQTSAYRYDLRVTRRDGRRVVSLHKTVGDLTHESDLYIAPDGPLELRISGDPAAYAFAFRAAGASDWTPVGAGLTQLIAAEVASTWTGIFLGLYSTGNGQTCQAPADFDWFEYNS; encoded by the coding sequence TTGCCGTACACGAACCCCGTCGTCCGTGGAATGAACCCGGATCCATCGATTTGCCGCGCCGGCGACGATTTTTATCTCGCCACCAGCACCATGAACTTCTACCCCGGAGTTCCCATCCACCACAGCAAAGATCTGGTGAACTGGCGCTTGATCGGCCACTGCCTGACGCGTCCCGCGCACTTCCAGCCCGATCAAACCAATGGCGCGCCGATGATCTATGCGCCGACGCTGCGCTATCACGACGGCGTATTTTATATGGTCACGACCAATGTCCATGGCGGCGGAAACTTTTTTGTCACCGCGACCGATCCCGCCGGACCATGGTCCGATCCCATCGTGGTCGATCAGGAAGTGTTCGACCCCAGTCTGCTCTTTGATACCGATGGAAAGGTGTACTATTCGCGGCGCGGCAGCTTCGAGCACAAAGATGTCATTCAGGCGGAGATCGATATCCAGACGGGCAAGCTACTGACCGAATATCGATCGCTTGGGGTGGGGATGGTGTCTGACGACGCCGAGGGACCGCACGTCTATCACATCGGCGATTGGTACTATCTCATGCAGGCCGAGGGCGGTTCGCGGTTCCTGCACATGGAGACGATCTCCCGCTCGCGCAGTCCCTGGGGGCCATTTGAGCCCTGCCCGCACAACCCCATTCTTTCTCAGCATGAAGCCTGGTGGCATCCCGTACGCAGTCTGGGCCACGCCGATCTGGTCGAGGCCGCAGACGGAACTTGGTGGGCGGTGTTTCTGGGGACGCGGCACGCCTCATACGATTCGTTGACGATTCTGGGGCGTGAGACGTTTTTGGCGCGCGTCGATTGGGTGGACGGCTGGCCGGTCTTCGACAAACAGGCGATGCGCGAACTGTCCATCGATTCGCCGACGCCGACGCTCTACCCGTGGGATCCCGAACCGAGCCGCGACGATTTCCATTCCGAGAATCTGGGCCTGCAATGGACGCAACTGGCCGTTCCCACGCCCGGTGTGCTCGACCTTCGGGAGCGCCCCGGATACGTGCGGCTTCGCGGCCAGGCGGGTTTCACCCCCGCCGGCTCAGCCTTCGTAGGCTTTCGGCAGAAAGATCTGACCTTCACGGCTTCCACATTGCTGGAGTTCGAGCCCGCCGGCGACAACGAGGAAGCCGGAGTCAGCGTCTTCCAGACATCGGCCTATCGTTACGATCTGCGCGTGACGCGTCGCGACGGTCGCCGGGTGGTGAGCCTGCATAAAACCGTAGGCGACCTGACGCACGAATCCGATCTTTATATTGCGCCCGACGGCCCGCTGGAACTGCGCATCTCCGGCGACCCTGCGGCGTACGCCTTCGCATTCCGCGCCGCCGGCGCGTCAGACTGGACGCCCGTCGGCGCGGGGCTGACACAGCTCATCGCCGCAGAAGTCGCCAGCACCTGGACAGGGATATTCCTCGGCCTGTACAGCACGGGTAACGGGCAGACATGCCAGGCCCCCGCCGACTTCGATTGGTTTGAATACAACTCATGA